From a single Brassica oleracea var. oleracea cultivar TO1000 chromosome C5, BOL, whole genome shotgun sequence genomic region:
- the LOC106293356 gene encoding protein FANTASTIC FOUR 4, whose translation MATVVYQGYQSHFESQHFEPRALRLRLSSPNNPHSSTPLKSHFLDSSITPQDNISTSNAASLPSPAPKPSSSSESWLETISNSSSDEKDKKTLLPYVHSPSSRRTLSDESLALCTESLGSETGSDVITDQDLFSVSSELQTMETRTSTTTSRTPRQDRKRDLLASLPPPLTTMRGFDCIQVKSHRENGRLVMTAVKPLPRDRCLQDRSNGCVRLAFLVDSDDHKEIETKEEEETTEIGRDNEEAIQEYQAEEVEEEDNEVMIIDNIQRSSRCHEGDRENRGFLTWESLCVATS comes from the coding sequence ATGGCAACTGTTGTATATCAAGGGTATCAATCTCATTTTGAGTCTCAGCACTTTGAGCCAAGAGCTCTAAGACTTAGACTCTCTTCTCCTAACAATCCTCACTCATCCACACCTCTCAAATCCCATTTCCTTGACTCATCCATCACTCCACAAGACAACATCTCTACCTCTAATGCAGCTTCCTTGCCCTCGCCAGCTCCTAAACCGAGCTCTAGCTCGGAAAGTTGGCTCGAGACCATCTCAAACTCGAGCTCTGATGAAAAAGACAAGAAGACATTACTTCCCTACGTTCATTCTCCATCTTCCCGTAGAACTCTCAGCGATGAGAGCTTAGCATTGTGCACTGAAAGCCTCGGTAGCGAGACGGGCTCTGATGTTATTACCGATCAAGATTTGTTCTCGGTTTCATCCGAATTACAAACCATGGAAACTAGAACTTCGACCACCACATCAAGAACACCAAGACAAGATAGGAAGAGAGATTTGTTGGCTTCACTTCCACCTCCTTTGACAACTATGAGAGGATTTGATTGCATTCAAGTCAAGTCCCACCGCGAGAATGGAAGATTGGTGATGACGGCCGTGAAACCTCTGCCGCGGGATAGATGCTTACAGGACCGAAGTAATGGCTGCGTCCGGCTCGCGTTCTTGGTTGATTCTGATGACCACAAAGAGATAGAGACCAAAGAAGAAGAAGAAACGACCGAGATAGGGAGAGATAACGAAGAAGCGATTCAAGAATACCAGGCAGAAGAAGTTGAAGAAGAAGACAACGAAGTGATGATTATTGATAACATTCAAAGATCAAGTAGATGTCATGAAGGAGATCGAGAAAACAGAGGATTTCTAACATGGGAATCTTTATGTGTTGCCACTTCTTAA